The Leptolyngbya sp. 'hensonii' DNA segment ATCAGTGCCCGCTTTCGTTGTGTCATCCCTGAATTCCCTCTAGAGCCGCGTGAACAAGTAAAACGCTGTTGTTGCAAGTGTTTGTTCAGTATGCACCATTGTTCTTTGGAAAAAGAACCACTCTGATTGTTTTAAGAATAATCCAGAGATCCATCCAAAAGTTCCAGCAGTTGACGTAGTAGAGATCAATCTGAACTCGGCGGTGGTAAGGGATATCGTTGCGTCCAGACACTTGCCACAATCCTGTAATGCCCGGTCGAATTGTCAAGATTTTATCAATGTACTTGCCGTATTTGGGTAGCTCCTGTTCTACTAAGGGCCGTGGACCAACGACACTCATATCTCCTTTCAAGACATTCCAAAACTGAGGAAATTCGTCCAGGCTTGTCACCCTCAGAAATTGACCGATCCAGGTCACTCTGGGGTCGTGTTTGAGTTTAAAGCTATCTTCGAACTCTTGTCTGAGATGGGGTGAAGTTTCCATCATCTCAGATAGAATTTCATCGGCATTGGCAACCATCGTCCGGAATTTAATGCAATCGAATGGCTTGTGATTCCTACCAATGCGCTCCTGCACATAGAAGATGGACCCCCTAGAGGTGAGGGCTATGAGAAGAACCAGAAGCAGGTAAACTGGAGAAAATAGAACCAGAACGGCTGAAGAAAATACAATATCGAACAAGCGTTTATAGAAATCAGCGTCCAGATTTGCAAGTGGCAGGGGCTGAAAATGACGCTTTACAACAGCCCTAATTTTCTTGCCCGAAATGAATTGGCTTTCGGCAGTCATTGTACTCCTTCACTTCACACCACACACAGTCCTGATCATAAAGCCAGAAACACTCCGTAGGATGAATTTAATTTGAATTCGGGTGGGAGTGTATATTTTCAGTTTGAGGTCCTAGACCAAAACTCTTCACAACAGTGCTCTAAAAAAGCCAGATATTTTTCTTTGAAAACTTCTCGATCAAAAGAATTCGCATGGATTCTGATTTGATCAGGATGAAAGGCAGAATGATTGGCTTCAAAGTGCTCTACTGCCTCTATCAAGGAAACTTTTGATTGAACCGGAAATAGAACTCCAGTACTAAAATCGGGATGACGATTAAAGTCCCGAACGGTTTCCAAGGTTCCACCAGCTCCCAAGGCTATGACAGGCGTGCCACAGGCCTGGGCTTCAACGGGGGCAATCCCGAAGTCTTCGTAAGCTGCGTATACAAAAGCTTTGGCATTAGCCATATAGTCCTCTACAGCAGAGTTGGGTTGCCAACCTAAGATCTGAACGTTGTCGTTGGCCAACTGACGCAATCGGGGCAATTCAGGGCCATTGCCAATCACAATTAAAGGACGCTTCAGGTCGTTAAATGCTTCCACGATCAGATCAACTTTTTTGTAGCTGACTAATCGTGAGACTGTGAGATAGAAGTCTTGCTTCTCTGGCTGTAATGGAAATCGAGCAGTGTCAACTGGGGGGTAAATGACTACGGCCTCTCGTCGATAACATCTCCAAATCCGCTTTGCGACTATTTTTGATATGGCAATAAAGTAATCAACACGATTGGCGCTGATTGTATCCCACTGCCTTAAAGGATGCATTAAGTAGCGAGTGAGGATTCCTGGCAGACCCTGACCAGCCCGACTATTGTTCAAATAGTCAAAGGTCAGATCCCATGCGTAGCGCATAGGGGTATAGCAGTAGCAGATATGCAGTTGATCAGGGCCGGTCAAAACTCCTTTAGCAACAGCATGGGACGAGGAAAGGATAACATCATATCCTCGTAAATCTAACTGCTCGATCGCTATAGGCAAGAGGGGTAAATACTTTTGTACCCCTTTGCGAGCTAGGGGGAAATGCTGCAAAAACGTAGTGCCGATGTGGCGTTTGAACAAGTAACTTTCAGGATTGGTGGATTCAAAGTCAATCAGAGCATATAGATCTGCATCAACATACTTCAGAATTTCCTGCACGACCAATTCTGAACCACCAGTTGCTTCAGGGGTTAGCCATTCATGAACAAGGGCATAGTTGAGTTTCACAAAAGATTTGGGGCGTTTTTAGAAATTTTCAGAAGAATTAATTTTGACTGGGCTTCCCCTGCCTCGGTTAGCCTTACCTCCCTAGCCGTGTGGATGCAGTGGGCCAGAAAAAGCAAACGATTCAGAGTTTAACTG contains these protein-coding regions:
- a CDS encoding sugar transferase codes for the protein MTAESQFISGKKIRAVVKRHFQPLPLANLDADFYKRLFDIVFSSAVLVLFSPVYLLLVLLIALTSRGSIFYVQERIGRNHKPFDCIKFRTMVANADEILSEMMETSPHLRQEFEDSFKLKHDPRVTWIGQFLRVTSLDEFPQFWNVLKGDMSVVGPRPLVEQELPKYGKYIDKILTIRPGITGLWQVSGRNDIPYHRRVQIDLYYVNCWNFWMDLWIILKTIRVVLFPKNNGAY
- a CDS encoding glycosyltransferase; this translates as MKLNYALVHEWLTPEATGGSELVVQEILKYVDADLYALIDFESTNPESYLFKRHIGTTFLQHFPLARKGVQKYLPLLPIAIEQLDLRGYDVILSSSHAVAKGVLTGPDQLHICYCYTPMRYAWDLTFDYLNNSRAGQGLPGILTRYLMHPLRQWDTISANRVDYFIAISKIVAKRIWRCYRREAVVIYPPVDTARFPLQPEKQDFYLTVSRLVSYKKVDLIVEAFNDLKRPLIVIGNGPELPRLRQLANDNVQILGWQPNSAVEDYMANAKAFVYAAYEDFGIAPVEAQACGTPVIALGAGGTLETVRDFNRHPDFSTGVLFPVQSKVSLIEAVEHFEANHSAFHPDQIRIHANSFDREVFKEKYLAFLEHCCEEFWSRTSN